Proteins from one Streptomyces roseifaciens genomic window:
- a CDS encoding DUF6206 family protein — protein sequence MTFTVPEDDLRELEQQVQHALAAGDPRGLTVLGYGEVTLVLALETARGAFACKRLPVFDGRKRFEAYGRTLDRYIERLRAAGIHVAETRLWHTELPSGRIVGYCVQRTLPVKRLVPHLLHSEGDAWAGDFFTRFLDRVHGCVSPILGLDAQASNWIDLDGELVYLDVTSPLMRDARGRERLDVRLFFTSLPWLLRDPVRIAMSKSIFDKFYTPRGVVLDFLGNLHKEKLAGLIPGFLEQANARITPALTAEEVAKYYKGDASMWELIQRLRKADRAWHLKVRHRPYPFLLPPDVDR from the coding sequence ATGACGTTCACCGTCCCGGAGGACGACCTCCGGGAACTCGAACAGCAGGTCCAGCACGCGCTCGCCGCAGGCGACCCCCGCGGGCTGACCGTCCTCGGCTACGGCGAGGTCACCCTCGTCCTCGCCCTGGAGACCGCACGCGGCGCCTTCGCCTGCAAGCGGCTGCCCGTCTTCGACGGACGCAAGCGCTTCGAGGCCTACGGGCGCACCCTCGACCGGTACATCGAACGCCTGCGCGCCGCCGGCATCCACGTCGCCGAGACCCGGCTGTGGCACACCGAGCTGCCCTCGGGCCGGATCGTCGGCTACTGCGTCCAGCGGACCCTGCCCGTCAAACGGCTCGTCCCCCACCTCCTGCACAGCGAGGGCGACGCCTGGGCCGGGGACTTCTTCACCCGCTTCCTCGACCGCGTGCACGGCTGCGTCTCCCCGATCCTCGGCCTGGACGCCCAGGCGTCCAACTGGATCGACCTCGACGGCGAACTCGTCTACCTCGACGTCACCTCGCCCCTCATGCGCGACGCCCGCGGCCGCGAACGCCTCGACGTCCGGCTCTTCTTCACCTCATTGCCCTGGCTCCTGCGCGACCCCGTCCGCATCGCGATGTCCAAGTCCATCTTCGACAAGTTCTACACACCGCGCGGCGTCGTCCTCGACTTCCTCGGCAACCTCCACAAGGAGAAGCTGGCCGGCCTGATCCCCGGCTTCCTCGAACAGGCCAACGCCCGCATCACGCCCGCCCTCACCGCCGAGGAGGTCGCCAAGTACTACAAGGGCGACGCCTCGATGTGGGAGCTCATCCAGCGGCTGCGCAAGGCCGACCGCGCCTGGCACCTCAAGGTGCGCCACCGCCCCTACCCCTTCCTGCTGCCGCCCGATGTCGACCGCTGA
- a CDS encoding D-alanine--poly(phosphoribitol) ligase has protein sequence MGAFNTSVIRLRRDLPAGQAGRPAFVGEHPLTYGEFTASVDALTCRLLDLGVRTGDRVAVWMDKHPHYAEAILATVQAGCAYVPLDGGQPAGRAGTILMDAEPVVLFTDRRHLDLLAGSDLPSSLEAIVTTGEPPAGGHVSGVPVHSWEGFARVRAGRVTILPALQPSDLAAILYTSGSTGVPKGVRISHRNLANFVGWARTELDVGPDDVFANHASFNFDLSTFDLFVALSVGASVWIVADAAARDVPALAAGIREHGITVWYSVPSVLHLLTASGVLTPDVTRSLRYVLFAGEVFPIPQLRALADRLPAATALYNLYGPTETNVCTYHRVRPGDLLRDTPVPIGAPITGARVSVVADGRPVDVPGAIGELVVEGDCVTPGYWRRPDEPAAAFHCQGRHPTGDLVSYEDGQLVYRGRKDRMVKLHGYRVELGEIEAAALSHPAVAEAAVVLRTGQEADAQPRIALYYTLRPGAVRPGLVALKQHCARVLPRYMLPQTATCLDRLPHNANGKTDYRRLDHEAAQPTAAPAGTASK, from the coding sequence ATGGGCGCCTTCAACACCAGCGTGATCCGGCTGCGGCGGGACCTCCCCGCCGGGCAGGCCGGCCGTCCGGCCTTCGTCGGCGAACACCCCCTGACCTACGGCGAGTTCACGGCCTCCGTCGATGCTCTCACCTGCCGGCTGCTCGACCTCGGGGTCCGCACCGGCGACCGGGTGGCCGTCTGGATGGACAAGCACCCGCACTACGCCGAGGCGATCCTGGCGACGGTGCAGGCGGGCTGCGCGTACGTCCCCCTGGACGGCGGGCAGCCGGCGGGCCGGGCCGGGACCATCCTCATGGACGCGGAGCCGGTCGTGCTCTTCACCGACCGCCGCCACCTGGACCTGCTCGCGGGCAGCGACCTGCCGTCCTCCCTGGAGGCCATCGTCACCACCGGCGAGCCTCCGGCGGGCGGCCACGTGTCCGGCGTGCCCGTCCACTCCTGGGAGGGCTTCGCGCGGGTCAGGGCCGGGCGGGTGACGATACTGCCCGCGCTCCAGCCCTCCGACCTGGCGGCGATCCTCTACACCTCCGGTTCGACCGGGGTGCCCAAGGGCGTACGGATCTCCCACCGGAACCTGGCCAACTTCGTCGGCTGGGCCCGTACCGAACTCGACGTGGGGCCCGACGACGTGTTCGCCAACCACGCGTCGTTCAACTTCGACCTCAGCACCTTCGACCTCTTCGTCGCGCTGTCCGTCGGCGCCTCGGTGTGGATCGTGGCCGACGCGGCCGCCCGGGACGTCCCGGCGCTGGCCGCGGGCATCCGCGAGCACGGCATCACCGTCTGGTACTCGGTCCCCTCCGTCCTGCACCTGCTCACCGCGTCGGGCGTGCTCACCCCCGACGTCACCCGGAGCCTGCGCTACGTGCTGTTCGCGGGCGAGGTCTTCCCGATCCCGCAGCTGCGCGCCCTCGCGGACCGGCTGCCCGCCGCCACCGCCCTGTACAACCTCTACGGGCCCACCGAGACCAACGTCTGCACCTACCACCGGGTGCGCCCCGGGGACCTCCTGCGCGACACGCCGGTGCCCATCGGGGCGCCGATCACCGGCGCGCGCGTGAGCGTCGTCGCCGACGGCCGGCCCGTCGACGTGCCCGGCGCGATCGGCGAACTCGTCGTCGAGGGCGACTGCGTGACCCCCGGCTACTGGCGGCGCCCCGACGAGCCCGCCGCCGCCTTCCACTGCCAGGGCCGCCACCCCACCGGCGACCTCGTCAGCTACGAGGACGGGCAGCTGGTCTACCGCGGCCGCAAGGACCGCATGGTCAAGCTGCACGGCTACCGCGTCGAACTCGGCGAGATCGAGGCCGCGGCGCTCTCCCACCCCGCCGTCGCCGAGGCCGCGGTCGTGCTGCGCACCGGACAGGAGGCGGACGCCCAGCCCCGCATCGCCCTCTACTACACGCTGCGCCCCGGCGCCGTGCGGCCCGGCCTGGTGGCGCTCAAGCAGCACTGCGCCCGCGTCCTGCCCCGCTACATGCTGCCGCAGACGGCGACCTGCCTCGACCGGCTCCCGCACAACGCCAACGGCAAGACCGACTACCGGCGCCTTGACCACGAGGCGGCCCAGCCCACCGCAGCGCCTGCCGGCACTGCCAGCAAATGA
- a CDS encoding response regulator transcription factor — MSMRILLCCDKLILGAGMQALLGQHGLEAHTKTSVRSTVAAAKEMTPDAIVVVAPALSIDDTSELAELSRMAKVILLARPDTTPRAFEALRIGVRAVLSLEDPPEELIRMIKTVIEVDAMVAPLTARKALDQLRTEQPPAPAPPPAGSLTPREAEVMLLLAQGRSNAEIAEKLSISNTTVRSHVHHVLRKLDAGTRARAVAIAYETGLIDAMERQAQGRL, encoded by the coding sequence ATGAGTATGCGCATACTGCTGTGCTGCGACAAGCTCATCCTAGGCGCGGGTATGCAGGCACTGCTGGGCCAGCACGGCCTGGAAGCACACACGAAAACGTCCGTGCGCAGCACGGTGGCGGCCGCCAAGGAGATGACTCCGGATGCCATTGTCGTCGTGGCCCCGGCACTGAGCATCGACGACACCAGTGAACTCGCCGAACTCTCCCGGATGGCCAAGGTCATCCTCCTCGCCCGGCCCGACACGACCCCCAGGGCCTTCGAGGCCCTGCGCATCGGCGTGCGGGCCGTGCTCTCCCTGGAGGATCCGCCCGAGGAGCTGATCCGCATGATCAAGACGGTCATCGAGGTCGACGCCATGGTCGCCCCGCTGACCGCCCGCAAGGCCCTCGACCAGCTCCGCACCGAGCAGCCCCCGGCCCCCGCACCGCCGCCGGCCGGCTCCCTGACCCCGCGCGAGGCCGAGGTGATGCTGCTGCTCGCGCAGGGCCGGTCCAATGCGGAGATCGCCGAGAAGCTCTCCATCTCCAACACGACCGTCCGCTCCCACGTCCACCACGTCCTGCGCAAGCTGGACGCGGGGACCCGCGCCCGCGCGGTGGCCATCGCCTACGAGACGGGGCTGATAGACGCCATGGAACGGCAGGCGCAGGGCCGCCTCTGA
- a CDS encoding acyl carrier protein: protein MSPVYDKLVDLLVDRFAVDRAAIGPDVTFEELEMDSLFLVELLLVIESEFQVKIGEEAAAPTDTIATVVKVIANEIAAAAP from the coding sequence ATGAGCCCTGTCTACGACAAGCTGGTGGACCTGCTTGTCGACCGCTTCGCGGTGGACCGCGCGGCCATCGGCCCGGACGTGACCTTCGAGGAACTGGAGATGGACTCGCTGTTCCTCGTCGAGCTGCTGCTCGTCATCGAGTCCGAGTTCCAGGTGAAGATCGGCGAGGAGGCCGCCGCGCCGACCGACACCATTGCCACGGTGGTGAAGGTGATCGCGAACGAGATCGCGGCCGCGGCGCCGTGA
- the redW gene encoding L-prolyl-[peptidyl-carrier protein] dehydrogenase, which translates to MNFDFDTETAEMCDMVVRFARRDLGDGTAAHDPEEFRRRWRLAGKQGIVGASVPAAYGGSGLDAVTTAALMEALGYGCADQGFAFSVAAHLFAAVMPVTEFGTEEQKQRWLPPLASGEAIAAHAITEPHAGSDALNLQTRAVRKDDAYVINGSKCFTTNSPVADVFVLQAATSPGGGFFGLTTFVVEADTPGLTVGPRYDKVGLQGSPMADVHLADCVVPTANVLGEEGAGASIFSSSMKWERTCLFATYVGAMRRVLESTVDYAREREQFGSAIGGFQAVSHRIVDMTIRLESARLLLYKAACGLAAGSDDEVAPALAKVAVSEAAVQLGLDAVQLRGALGILGGEAETFLRDALPSRIFSGTNEIQKNNAARALGLGGRRSRKRR; encoded by the coding sequence ATGAACTTCGACTTCGACACCGAGACCGCGGAGATGTGCGACATGGTCGTGCGCTTCGCCCGGCGCGACCTCGGCGACGGCACGGCGGCGCACGACCCGGAGGAGTTCCGGCGCCGCTGGCGGCTCGCGGGGAAGCAGGGCATCGTGGGCGCGAGCGTGCCCGCCGCGTACGGCGGCAGCGGCCTCGACGCCGTCACCACCGCGGCGCTGATGGAGGCCCTCGGCTACGGCTGTGCCGACCAGGGCTTCGCCTTCTCCGTCGCCGCGCACCTGTTCGCCGCCGTCATGCCGGTCACCGAGTTCGGCACCGAGGAGCAGAAGCAGCGCTGGCTGCCGCCGCTCGCCTCGGGCGAGGCGATCGCGGCGCACGCCATCACCGAGCCGCACGCCGGGTCCGACGCCCTGAACCTGCAGACGCGCGCCGTGCGGAAGGACGACGCGTACGTCATCAACGGCAGCAAGTGCTTCACCACCAACTCCCCCGTCGCCGACGTGTTCGTCCTGCAGGCGGCGACGTCGCCCGGCGGCGGCTTCTTCGGCCTCACCACCTTCGTCGTGGAGGCGGACACGCCCGGCCTGACCGTGGGCCCGCGCTACGACAAGGTCGGCCTGCAGGGCTCGCCGATGGCCGACGTGCACCTCGCGGACTGCGTGGTGCCGACGGCGAACGTGCTCGGCGAGGAGGGCGCCGGGGCGAGCATCTTCTCGTCCTCGATGAAGTGGGAGCGCACCTGCCTGTTCGCCACCTACGTCGGGGCGATGCGGCGCGTGCTGGAGTCGACGGTGGACTACGCCCGGGAGCGGGAGCAGTTCGGCTCGGCCATCGGCGGCTTCCAGGCCGTCAGCCACCGCATCGTCGACATGACGATCCGCCTGGAGTCGGCCCGGCTGCTGCTGTACAAGGCCGCGTGCGGGCTGGCCGCGGGCAGCGACGACGAGGTCGCGCCCGCCCTGGCCAAGGTCGCGGTGAGCGAGGCGGCGGTGCAGCTCGGGCTGGACGCCGTGCAGTTGCGCGGCGCCCTCGGGATCCTCGGCGGCGAGGCCGAGACGTTTCTGCGGGACGCCCTTCCCTCCCGCATCTTCTCCGGCACGAACGAGATCCAGAAGAACAATGCGGCCCGGGCGCTGGGCCTGGGCGGACGCCGTTCCCGGAAGCGCCGCTGA
- a CDS encoding acyl carrier protein, producing MTPQKLITDYIVEVWMDGDAGGLEPDTPIDELNIIDSAGVFDLVHYLQQEFRVTVPLRQISPANFRSVNAISALVGRLQAGEGATTA from the coding sequence ATGACCCCTCAGAAACTGATCACCGATTACATCGTCGAGGTCTGGATGGACGGCGACGCCGGCGGGCTGGAGCCGGACACGCCCATCGACGAGCTGAACATCATCGACTCGGCGGGCGTCTTCGACCTGGTCCATTACCTGCAGCAGGAGTTCCGCGTCACCGTTCCGCTGCGGCAGATATCGCCGGCGAACTTCCGTTCCGTCAACGCGATCTCGGCCCTGGTCGGCCGGCTGCAGGCAGGGGAAGGAGCGACGACCGCATGA
- a CDS encoding beta-ketoacyl-[acyl-carrier-protein] synthase family protein: MSAAAPVAVTGLGLVTAAGIGTEATWDGVCAGVSAATRNPALEGLPVDISCTVPGLDPARHVGRRSALMHDRFTQLAIVAAREAVADAGLDPAQWDGARVGVVVGCGLGGVSTWEEQHRRMLEHGPAKVSALLVPMLVPNMAAGNLAIDLGATGPNFVTATACSSGATAIGTAAQLLREGACDIVVTGGAEAGVSPLMVTGFAQMGALSRRLDEPAAASRPFDAGRDGFVIGEGSGILVLEREADARARGARVRSLLAGYGASADAHHLTAPEPEGRAVLAAVRAALEQAGTAPGDIGHVNAHGTSTRLNDAVEAATLRTALGDGAAVTSTKGVLGHTLGAAGAIEAALTVLAVERSLVPPTANLEQLDPAVELDVVAGGPRKTALDAALSTSFGFGGQNAALVFVAA; the protein is encoded by the coding sequence GTGAGCGCCGCGGCACCGGTCGCCGTCACCGGCCTCGGGCTGGTCACCGCGGCCGGCATCGGCACCGAGGCGACCTGGGACGGCGTGTGCGCGGGCGTCTCCGCGGCCACCCGCAACCCCGCCCTGGAAGGGCTTCCGGTGGACATCTCGTGCACCGTCCCCGGACTGGACCCCGCCCGGCACGTCGGCCGCCGCAGCGCCCTGATGCACGACCGCTTCACGCAGCTGGCGATCGTCGCCGCGCGCGAGGCGGTGGCCGACGCCGGGCTCGACCCCGCGCAGTGGGACGGCGCGCGCGTCGGCGTGGTCGTGGGCTGCGGGCTCGGGGGCGTGAGCACCTGGGAGGAACAGCACCGCCGGATGCTGGAGCACGGCCCGGCGAAGGTCTCCGCGCTCCTCGTCCCCATGCTGGTCCCCAACATGGCCGCCGGGAACCTGGCCATCGACCTCGGCGCCACCGGCCCCAACTTCGTGACCGCCACGGCCTGTTCCTCCGGGGCCACCGCCATCGGCACCGCGGCCCAGCTGCTGCGCGAGGGCGCCTGCGACATCGTCGTCACCGGCGGCGCGGAGGCCGGCGTCAGCCCGCTGATGGTCACCGGCTTCGCGCAGATGGGCGCGCTCTCGCGGAGGCTGGACGAACCGGCCGCCGCCTCGCGGCCCTTCGACGCCGGCCGCGACGGCTTCGTCATCGGCGAGGGCAGCGGCATCCTCGTACTGGAGCGGGAGGCCGACGCGCGCGCCCGCGGCGCCCGGGTCCGCTCGCTCCTCGCGGGCTACGGGGCCTCCGCCGACGCCCACCACCTCACCGCGCCCGAACCGGAGGGCCGGGCCGTCCTCGCGGCCGTCCGCGCGGCCCTGGAGCAGGCCGGCACCGCCCCCGGCGACATCGGCCACGTCAACGCCCACGGCACCTCGACCCGCCTCAACGACGCCGTCGAGGCGGCCACCTTGCGCACGGCGCTCGGCGACGGCGCCGCCGTCACCTCCACCAAGGGAGTGCTCGGGCACACCCTCGGCGCCGCGGGCGCCATCGAGGCCGCGCTCACCGTCCTCGCCGTCGAACGCTCGCTCGTCCCGCCGACCGCCAATCTCGAACAGCTGGACCCGGCCGTCGAACTGGACGTCGTCGCGGGCGGCCCCCGCAAGACGGCCCTCGACGCGGCGCTGTCCACGTCGTTCGGATTCGGGGGGCAGAACGCGGCGCTCGTCTTCGTCGCGGCGTGA
- a CDS encoding 4'-phosphopantetheinyl transferase family protein produces MSTADTLAAPPRPRPGGLAGETLALDPARPLHLARPAEQLTAAVVSIAWLRAQGDAVRAALEARHLTDDEAAHAAGLRLPKRRYEWLAGRLAVKHGVLAHGRRHWGRTGRTRDIRVGAVAHGLRAGKPVVNAPVDVGLSHSGDFAIAVCGPRPVGVDLEHQRRMPPMLTSLLTAGDDRAAACADPDRRRLAGMPLPLRWACKEAVLKHFGFGLRIDPREVALHAWHDDHTYTWRPGPDLLRHAPSAGDGRLHSWARRIDGYFLALVWT; encoded by the coding sequence ATGTCGACCGCTGACACCCTCGCCGCGCCCCCGCGGCCCCGTCCGGGCGGCCTCGCCGGGGAGACGCTGGCCCTCGACCCCGCGCGCCCGCTGCACCTGGCCCGGCCCGCCGAGCAGCTCACCGCCGCCGTCGTGTCCATCGCCTGGCTGCGCGCCCAGGGCGACGCCGTACGCGCCGCGCTGGAGGCCCGCCACCTGACCGACGACGAGGCCGCCCACGCGGCGGGCCTGCGCCTGCCCAAGCGGCGCTACGAGTGGCTCGCCGGCCGCCTCGCCGTCAAGCACGGTGTCCTCGCCCACGGCCGACGCCACTGGGGCCGGACCGGGCGCACCCGCGACATCCGGGTCGGCGCCGTCGCCCACGGGCTGCGGGCCGGCAAACCCGTCGTCAACGCCCCCGTCGACGTGGGCCTGTCCCACTCCGGCGACTTCGCCATCGCCGTGTGCGGGCCGCGCCCCGTCGGCGTCGACCTGGAGCACCAGCGCCGCATGCCGCCGATGCTCACCTCGCTCCTGACCGCCGGCGACGACCGGGCCGCGGCCTGCGCCGACCCCGACCGCCGCCGCCTCGCCGGCATGCCCCTGCCGCTGCGCTGGGCCTGCAAGGAGGCCGTCCTCAAGCACTTCGGCTTCGGCCTGCGCATCGACCCCCGCGAGGTCGCCCTGCACGCCTGGCACGACGACCACACCTACACGTGGCGGCCCGGGCCCGACCTCCTGCGCCACGCGCCCTCGGCGGGCGACGGCCGCCTGCACAGCTGGGCCCGGCGGATCGACGGCTACTTCCTCGCCCTGGTATGGACGTGA
- a CDS encoding beta-ketoacyl-ACP synthase III: MTRAAVVAGVGSALPPVPVTNDELVAALDTSDEWIRSRTGIRQRYFAPDSMATSDLAAGAGAKALKSAGGRPVDTVVVATTTPDRPCPATAPTVAGKLGLGHVAAYDVAAVCSGFVYALATAAGLIACGASDGVLVIGAETFSRILNPADRSTAVIFGDGAGALVLRPGTEGETGALGPFDLGSDGEGLELITVPAGGSERRPHAPREEDHYFTMQGKQVFRLAVQRMGHSARTVLDRAGWRVSDVDHLVSHQANHRITARLADELGIPQERCAGNIAEVGNTAAASIPLALDHAHAGGTLRPGARVLLTAFGGGLTWGATVLTWPALDRD, translated from the coding sequence GTGACGCGGGCGGCCGTCGTGGCCGGAGTGGGCAGCGCGCTGCCACCGGTGCCCGTCACCAACGACGAACTGGTGGCGGCGCTCGACACCTCCGACGAGTGGATCCGCTCCCGGACCGGCATCCGGCAGCGCTACTTCGCCCCGGACTCCATGGCGACCTCCGACCTGGCCGCGGGGGCCGGCGCCAAGGCGCTGAAGTCCGCGGGCGGGCGGCCGGTCGACACCGTGGTCGTGGCGACCACCACGCCGGACCGGCCGTGCCCGGCGACCGCGCCCACCGTGGCGGGCAAGCTGGGCCTCGGCCACGTCGCGGCCTACGACGTCGCCGCGGTGTGCTCCGGCTTCGTCTACGCCCTGGCGACCGCGGCGGGCCTCATCGCGTGCGGCGCCTCCGACGGGGTCCTGGTCATCGGCGCGGAGACGTTCTCCCGGATCCTCAACCCGGCCGACCGCTCCACCGCGGTGATCTTCGGGGACGGGGCCGGGGCCCTGGTCCTGCGGCCCGGCACGGAGGGCGAGACCGGCGCGCTCGGCCCCTTCGACCTCGGCAGCGACGGCGAGGGCCTGGAGCTGATCACGGTGCCGGCGGGCGGCTCCGAGCGGCGCCCGCACGCGCCGCGCGAGGAGGACCACTACTTCACGATGCAGGGCAAGCAGGTCTTCCGGCTCGCCGTGCAGCGCATGGGGCACTCGGCGCGCACCGTTCTGGACCGCGCCGGGTGGCGGGTGAGCGACGTCGACCACCTCGTCAGCCACCAGGCCAACCACAGAATCACCGCCCGCCTGGCCGACGAGCTGGGCATCCCGCAGGAGCGCTGCGCCGGGAACATCGCCGAGGTCGGCAACACGGCCGCGGCCTCCATCCCCCTGGCCCTCGACCACGCCCACGCCGGAGGGACGCTCCGGCCCGGGGCCCGGGTGCTGCTCACCGCCTTCGGCGGCGGCCTCACCTGGGGGGCGACGGTGCTCACCTGGCCCGCCCTCGACCGCGACTGA
- a CDS encoding aminotransferase class I/II-fold pyridoxal phosphate-dependent enzyme: MTHLMDGPQETVRIHRKVVGIVAERTLYDESQLLPDSHFEGDLGIDSVILESILVSVGEQFGIEGRLPGDITTIRELVARVEGALGVPPGAEEAGAPAEAEGADAVLEAVLAAAVRQTQYQRSQLALDADFESELGIDSVILTSLVAEAAQELGLPETAVGAVTAQTLRGLAAELAALTAPAGAAGRAGDGSWDDRSMKDFVEQRDPDLFAKARGFGAYRRRREEERLYWYGMPLVSRCENRAVIYDELEGREREFLMFASNNYLGLANHPKVVEAVCEATRAYGATHTGSRFIGGTNMLHKELERRLAAFKQRPAAIVYPGGYAANLGAISGLVKSYDTLVVDKLNHMSIVDGSRLSGGVRRIYRHNDMQDLEQVLRRGAEQGSTGGGTLIVADGVFSMHGDVCDLPEIVRLAKTYGARVMIDDAHATGVLGARGSGTAEHFGLKGEVDLELGTMSKALAGMGGFVVGEEEVVEYLRYYSNSYVFAANIPAGVAAGLIASLDVIESEPGRVKRLWANIHALRDRLRKAGFDLERTESAILPIVIGDERKAMEMGRAVRARGLFCQTVVYPGVPLGDARLRVSVTCEHTPQDLELATEIFIESATETGVLPRSE; the protein is encoded by the coding sequence ATGACACACCTCATGGACGGACCGCAGGAGACCGTGCGCATCCACCGGAAGGTCGTGGGGATCGTCGCCGAGCGGACGCTCTACGACGAGTCCCAGCTGCTGCCCGACAGCCACTTCGAGGGCGACCTCGGCATCGACTCCGTCATCCTGGAGTCGATCCTGGTGTCGGTCGGCGAGCAGTTCGGCATCGAGGGGCGGCTGCCCGGCGACATCACCACGATCCGCGAGCTCGTCGCCCGGGTGGAGGGCGCGCTGGGCGTGCCCCCGGGCGCGGAGGAGGCCGGGGCACCGGCGGAGGCGGAGGGCGCGGACGCCGTCCTGGAGGCGGTGCTGGCCGCCGCCGTGCGGCAGACGCAGTACCAGCGCAGCCAGCTGGCCCTCGACGCGGACTTCGAGAGCGAGCTCGGCATCGACTCGGTCATCCTCACCTCGCTGGTCGCCGAGGCCGCGCAGGAGCTGGGCCTGCCGGAGACCGCGGTGGGCGCGGTCACCGCGCAGACCCTGCGCGGCCTGGCCGCCGAGCTCGCCGCCCTGACGGCGCCGGCCGGAGCGGCCGGGCGCGCCGGGGACGGCTCCTGGGACGACCGCTCGATGAAGGACTTCGTCGAGCAGCGCGACCCCGACCTCTTCGCCAAGGCCCGTGGCTTCGGCGCCTACCGGCGCCGGCGCGAGGAGGAGCGGCTGTACTGGTACGGCATGCCGCTGGTCTCCCGCTGCGAGAACCGGGCCGTCATCTACGACGAACTGGAGGGCCGCGAGCGCGAGTTCCTCATGTTCGCCTCGAACAACTACCTGGGGCTCGCCAATCACCCCAAGGTCGTCGAGGCGGTGTGCGAGGCCACCCGCGCCTACGGCGCCACCCACACCGGCTCCCGCTTCATCGGCGGCACCAACATGCTGCACAAGGAGCTGGAGCGGCGCCTGGCCGCCTTCAAGCAGCGCCCGGCCGCCATCGTCTACCCCGGCGGCTACGCGGCGAACCTCGGCGCCATCTCGGGCCTGGTCAAGAGCTACGACACGCTCGTCGTCGACAAGCTCAACCACATGAGCATCGTCGACGGCAGCAGGCTGTCGGGCGGCGTGCGCAGGATCTACCGGCACAACGACATGCAGGATCTGGAGCAGGTGCTGCGCCGCGGGGCGGAGCAGGGCAGCACGGGCGGCGGCACGCTGATCGTCGCCGACGGCGTCTTCAGCATGCACGGCGACGTCTGCGACCTGCCGGAGATCGTCCGGCTGGCGAAGACCTACGGCGCCCGCGTGATGATCGACGACGCCCACGCGACGGGCGTGCTGGGCGCGCGCGGCTCGGGCACGGCCGAGCACTTCGGGCTCAAGGGCGAGGTCGACCTCGAACTGGGCACCATGAGCAAGGCCCTCGCCGGCATGGGCGGCTTCGTCGTCGGCGAGGAGGAGGTCGTCGAGTACCTGCGCTACTACTCCAACTCCTACGTGTTCGCCGCCAACATCCCCGCGGGCGTCGCGGCCGGGCTGATCGCCTCGCTGGACGTCATCGAGTCCGAGCCCGGGCGCGTCAAGCGGCTCTGGGCCAACATCCACGCGCTCCGCGACCGGCTGCGCAAGGCCGGGTTCGACCTGGAGCGGACCGAGAGCGCCATCCTCCCCATCGTCATCGGGGACGAGCGCAAGGCCATGGAGATGGGACGCGCCGTGCGGGCGCGCGGCCTGTTCTGCCAGACCGTGGTCTACCCGGGCGTACCGCTCGGCGACGCCCGCCTGCGGGTCAGCGTCACATGCGAGCACACGCCGCAGGACCTGGAGCTCGCGACGGAGATCTTCATCGAGTCCGCGACGGAGACCGGCGTCCTGCCGCGATCCGAGTGA
- a CDS encoding RedY protein, translated as MIVHRIRLRPNVTPAHFETWVKETDYATCPELPSVLSFSVQRVSADPAAPVHFFEVIGVSSRADFERDTTSDAFGRLVADFEGMAEVVDEMSGVRVEPGYRVAAG; from the coding sequence ATGATTGTGCACCGAATTCGGCTCCGCCCGAACGTCACTCCCGCCCATTTCGAAACATGGGTCAAGGAAACGGACTACGCCACCTGCCCGGAACTTCCGAGCGTGCTGTCATTCAGCGTGCAGCGGGTATCCGCGGACCCGGCGGCTCCCGTTCACTTCTTCGAAGTCATCGGGGTGAGCAGCCGGGCCGATTTCGAACGGGACACGACAAGCGACGCCTTCGGCCGGCTGGTCGCCGATTTCGAGGGAATGGCCGAGGTCGTGGACGAAATGAGCGGAGTCCGCGTGGAGCCCGGATACCGGGTCGCGGCGGGCTGA